The following coding sequences are from one Psychrobacter sp. AH5 window:
- the scpB gene encoding SMC-Scp complex subunit ScpB, giving the protein MANDNPNNAADNIQINSLQIEVLLHAAEAPLTDKALCKHLSLSTKDLELALVDLKQRLLSTALRLQRTASGYRLQIADDYSALIQRVFPQRQQRLSQALLETLSVIAYKQPVTRSDIEYVRGVTLSSNILRQLFDKGWIMENGYKDTLGRPALLHTTPQFLDAFGLSSLDELPPMPDLAAIGANS; this is encoded by the coding sequence ATGGCAAATGATAATCCTAATAATGCCGCAGACAACATTCAAATAAATAGCTTACAAATAGAAGTACTGCTACATGCTGCAGAAGCGCCACTGACCGATAAGGCGCTATGCAAGCACTTGTCATTATCTACTAAAGATTTAGAGCTTGCTTTAGTGGACTTAAAACAGCGCCTACTATCTACTGCGTTAAGGCTACAGCGCACCGCTAGCGGCTACCGCTTGCAAATAGCGGATGACTATAGCGCGCTCATTCAGCGTGTATTTCCACAGCGTCAGCAGCGTCTTAGCCAAGCATTACTAGAGACGTTAAGCGTGATCGCCTATAAGCAGCCGGTTACGCGTAGCGATATTGAGTACGTGCGCGGAGTGACGCTATCGAGTAATATTCTAAGACAATTATTTGATAAAGGCTGGATCATGGAGAATGGCTATAAAGACACGCTTGGGCGCCCGGCACTCTTGCATACCACGCCGCAGTTCTTAGATGCGTTTGGGCTAAGCAGTCTAGACGAACTGCCACCGATGCCGGATTTGGCGGCGATTGGGGCTAATAGTTAA